Proteins encoded in a region of the Apilactobacillus apisilvae genome:
- the gltX gene encoding glutamate--tRNA ligase: MANKKIRVRYAPSPTGHLHIGNARTAIFNYLFARHNKGKFIIRIEDTDTKRNVADGEKSQLDNLKWLGLDWDEGPDKPGDFGPYRQSERRSIYDPLIQQLLDEDKAYYSYRTEEQLTADREEQRARGVMPHYEYEYEGMTNEEIEKSMADSEAKGLKPVIRFRVPKNRTYDWEDMVKGHVEFKSDTIGGDFVIVKRDGMPTYNLAVIIDDHMMKISHVFRGDDHVANTPKQLMMYEAFGWDAPKFGHMSLITSAGTGKKLSKRDESIIQFIEQYRDLGYLPDAMFNFITLLGWSPKGEDEIFNKQQFIKMYDETRLSKSPANFDNKKLEWINNQYVKSTDEDIVMDLALRQLIAKGNIEKNPDSKTVEWARKLIVTYKQQMSYMGQINSMAEVFFNEPEKISGDALEEISNETAPVVLKEFYSRIKNVEIFDKMEILKTIKSIQKDTKIKGRQLWMPIRIAVTHEMHGPELPESIELIGREKTLKHIDETLNQINQ; encoded by the coding sequence TTGGCTAATAAAAAAATTCGTGTTAGATATGCACCAAGTCCTACTGGACATTTACACATTGGTAATGCTAGAACAGCAATTTTTAACTACCTTTTTGCTAGACATAATAAGGGTAAATTTATTATTCGTATCGAAGATACCGATACTAAACGTAACGTGGCTGATGGTGAAAAAAGTCAGTTAGATAACTTAAAATGGTTAGGATTAGATTGGGATGAAGGTCCAGACAAGCCTGGTGATTTTGGACCATATCGTCAATCAGAACGTCGTTCGATTTATGATCCATTAATCCAACAATTATTAGATGAAGATAAAGCATATTATTCATATAGAACTGAAGAACAATTAACTGCTGATCGTGAAGAACAACGAGCACGTGGTGTTATGCCTCACTATGAATATGAATATGAAGGCATGACTAATGAAGAAATTGAAAAATCAATGGCTGATTCCGAAGCGAAAGGCTTAAAACCAGTTATTCGTTTTAGAGTTCCTAAAAATCGTACTTATGATTGGGAAGATATGGTTAAAGGCCATGTTGAATTTAAATCAGATACTATTGGTGGAGATTTCGTTATTGTAAAACGTGATGGAATGCCTACTTATAATTTGGCGGTTATTATTGATGACCACATGATGAAAATTTCACATGTGTTTAGAGGTGATGATCACGTTGCCAATACTCCTAAGCAATTAATGATGTATGAGGCATTTGGTTGGGATGCACCTAAATTTGGTCATATGAGTTTAATTACTAGTGCAGGTACTGGTAAAAAACTAAGTAAACGTGATGAATCAATTATTCAATTTATTGAACAATATCGTGATTTAGGATATCTTCCTGATGCAATGTTTAATTTCATTACACTATTAGGTTGGTCTCCAAAGGGTGAAGATGAAATCTTTAATAAACAACAATTTATTAAGATGTATGATGAAACTCGTCTAAGTAAATCACCAGCTAACTTTGATAACAAGAAGCTTGAATGGATTAATAACCAATATGTTAAGTCAACTGATGAAGATATTGTAATGGATCTTGCTTTACGTCAATTGATTGCCAAGGGCAATATTGAAAAGAATCCAGATTCTAAGACAGTTGAATGGGCTCGAAAATTGATTGTTACTTACAAACAACAAATGAGTTATATGGGTCAAATTAATTCAATGGCTGAAGTATTCTTTAATGAACCTGAAAAAATTTCTGGGGATGCTTTAGAAGAAATTAGTAATGAAACAGCTCCAGTAGTCTTGAAGGAATTTTATTCAAGAATTAAAAATGTTGAAATTTTTGATAAAATGGAAATTTTAAAGACTATTAAGTCAATTCAAAAAGATACTAAAATTAAGGGACGTCAATTATGGATGCCAATAAGAATTGCGGTTACTCATGAAATGCACGGACCTGAATTACCAGAGTCAATTGAATTAATTGGTCGAGAAAAGACCTTAAAACATATTGATGAAACTTTAAATCAAATTAATCAATAA
- a CDS encoding PIN/TRAM domain-containing protein, with protein MFDRYTVIQLIFIIIGCALGIIYLPLLWEVMSISSLELLNNGFTNSILGAIIFFLLSLIFGKRIVNRLTKMEQYLSSKNPFYILMGTIGMIIGLVLAILISIVLFRTQYFITNTLIPALLMIVFGYLGFVLGTTRLNDWNKLFHFSIKKATNTFTSNKTDNKSYKILDTNILIDGRIYEVIKTGFLEGTLLVPKFVLYELQYIADSSDSAKRVRGRRGLDILNKLQTENIMPIEMTSKDYEDIPEVDSKLIQLAKSVDGEIVTNDYNLNKVIKFQKVKVLNINELANSLKPSYIPGEHLDVMILKKGTERNQGVAYLDDGTMVVVEEGKNSLNKRLTVEVTSAIQTDAGKMIFAKIVNN; from the coding sequence ATTTTTGATAGATACACAGTCATACAATTAATATTTATTATTATTGGCTGTGCTTTGGGAATTATTTACTTACCATTGTTATGGGAAGTAATGTCTATTAGTTCCTTGGAACTTTTAAACAATGGATTTACTAATTCTATTTTAGGAGCAATTATCTTTTTCTTATTATCTTTGATATTTGGTAAAAGAATTGTTAATCGATTAACTAAAATGGAACAATATCTATCTAGTAAAAATCCATTTTATATTTTAATGGGAACTATTGGGATGATTATTGGTTTGGTTTTAGCTATTTTAATTTCGATTGTATTATTCAGAACCCAATATTTCATTACTAATACACTAATCCCGGCATTATTGATGATTGTTTTTGGTTATTTAGGATTTGTTTTAGGAACAACGAGATTAAATGATTGGAATAAACTATTTCATTTTAGTATTAAAAAGGCTACTAATACATTTACTAGTAATAAAACTGACAATAAGAGTTATAAAATATTAGATACTAATATTTTAATTGATGGTCGAATTTATGAAGTTATCAAAACTGGGTTCTTAGAAGGAACTCTATTAGTACCTAAGTTTGTATTATATGAGCTTCAATATATTGCGGACTCTAGTGATAGTGCTAAAAGAGTGCGTGGCCGCCGTGGACTAGATATTTTAAATAAACTACAAACTGAAAATATCATGCCAATTGAAATGACTTCTAAAGACTATGAAGATATTCCAGAAGTTGATAGTAAGTTAATTCAACTTGCTAAAAGTGTTGACGGTGAAATTGTAACTAACGATTATAACCTAAACAAAGTAATTAAATTTCAAAAAGTTAAGGTTTTAAATATTAATGAATTGGCTAATTCATTAAAGCCTAGTTATATTCCGGGAGAGCATTTAGATGTTATGATTCTGAAAAAGGGAACTGAAAGAAATCAAGGTGTCGCTTATTTGGATGATGGAACAATGGTAGTTGTTGAAGAAGGTAAAAATTCTCTCAATAAACGTTTAACAGTTGAAGTAACCAGTGCCATTCAAACTGATGCAGGAAAAATGATTTTTGCTAAGATTGTTAATAACTAA
- a CDS encoding LCP family glycopolymer transferase, which produces MSSMQNNNKDKAYSRSRSNQPHFKKKKHRGAWITFFIFLVLLIAGLIGAYNVYTNMQSAANKAYEPGLKKKERNVANVIAQNKPISILLLGTDTGALGRNDTGRTDTMILATVNPKKETIHLTSIPRDTKVTVPGDSQPFEKINAAYSIGGADSASQTVQNLLNVPIDFFAIVNMGGLEKMVDAVGGVTVKPPLTFHYGNANVVKDKEITLNGAAALDYSRMRHQDPAGDYGRQVRQRQVLQKLVLKGMNISSLPRYKEILNSIDGKLKTDMKFDDMVALREHYGDATHHVHSETLQGETTMINGIDYEVPTQQELLTVSNNIRKDLGLNTLSTLNNTQDTTSDNSSTNGTSSNTTGQATTY; this is translated from the coding sequence ATTAGTTCTATGCAAAATAATAATAAAGATAAAGCATACTCTAGATCTAGAAGCAACCAACCTCATTTTAAGAAAAAGAAACATCGCGGTGCTTGGATTACTTTCTTTATCTTCTTGGTTTTATTAATTGCTGGTTTAATTGGCGCTTATAATGTTTATACCAATATGCAATCAGCAGCTAATAAAGCTTATGAACCTGGTTTAAAAAAGAAGGAAAGAAATGTTGCTAACGTTATTGCACAAAACAAACCTATATCAATCTTATTACTTGGTACCGATACCGGTGCTTTAGGTCGTAACGATACAGGTCGAACCGATACTATGATTTTAGCAACTGTTAACCCTAAAAAAGAAACAATTCATTTAACCAGTATCCCTCGTGATACTAAAGTTACCGTTCCTGGTGATTCACAACCTTTTGAAAAAATTAATGCTGCTTATTCAATTGGTGGTGCAGACAGTGCGTCTCAAACTGTTCAAAATCTACTTAACGTACCAATTGATTTCTTCGCAATCGTTAACATGGGTGGACTAGAAAAAATGGTTGATGCTGTTGGTGGTGTAACTGTTAAGCCACCATTAACATTCCACTATGGAAATGCTAATGTTGTCAAAGATAAAGAAATAACTTTAAATGGTGCTGCTGCGCTTGATTATTCAAGAATGCGTCATCAAGATCCAGCTGGTGATTATGGCCGTCAAGTTAGACAAAGACAAGTTCTACAAAAATTAGTACTAAAAGGTATGAATATTTCTTCGTTACCAAGATACAAAGAAATTTTAAATTCAATTGACGGTAAGTTAAAAACTGATATGAAATTTGATGATATGGTTGCTTTGCGTGAGCATTATGGAGATGCAACTCATCATGTACATTCAGAAACCTTGCAAGGTGAAACTACCATGATTAATGGAATTGATTACGAAGTTCCAACACAACAAGAACTGCTAACTGTATCTAATAATATTAGAAAAGACTTAGGACTAAACACTCTAAGCACTTTAAATAATACGCAAGATACTACTAGTGATAATAGTTCAACTAATGGAACTAGTTCAAATACAACTGGACAAGCAACAACTTATTAA
- the rpiA gene encoding ribose-5-phosphate isomerase RpiA, producing MDKELMKKVAGQEAVKYIEDGMTVGLGTGSTVKYLLDALGKRVAKEGLRIIGVPTSNRSAKRARDLGIDVKSIDDVDHIDLTIDGADQIDENFQGIKGGGVAHLREKIVAINSKKNIWVVDETKMAKNLGSFPLPLEVTPYGSTHLFKRLDKMGYHPQFRKNAKGGHVLTHADNYIIDLKMHYIEHPHELEQILNNLTGIVEHGLFLDMVNMVIVGDENGSKTYHAR from the coding sequence ATGGATAAAGAACTAATGAAAAAAGTAGCGGGACAAGAGGCAGTTAAATACATTGAAGATGGCATGACAGTTGGTTTAGGAACTGGTTCAACCGTTAAATACCTATTGGATGCTTTGGGTAAACGAGTTGCCAAAGAAGGCCTTAGAATTATTGGGGTCCCAACCTCTAATCGTTCTGCTAAAAGGGCTCGTGATTTAGGAATTGATGTAAAAAGTATCGATGACGTTGATCACATTGATTTAACTATTGATGGTGCAGATCAAATTGATGAAAATTTTCAAGGTATTAAGGGTGGTGGGGTTGCTCACCTAAGAGAAAAAATCGTTGCAATTAATTCTAAAAAAAACATTTGGGTTGTTGATGAAACTAAGATGGCTAAAAATTTAGGATCATTCCCATTACCTCTTGAAGTTACACCATATGGCAGCACTCACTTATTTAAAAGATTAGACAAAATGGGATATCATCCCCAATTTAGAAAAAATGCTAAAGGTGGTCATGTGCTTACCCACGCTGATAATTACATTATTGATTTAAAAATGCATTATATTGAACATCCTCATGAATTGGAGCAAATTCTTAATAATTTAACCGGAATTGTTGAACATGGATTGTTTTTGGACATGGTTAATATGGTTATTGTTGGTGATGAAAATGGTTCTAAAACTTATCACGCAAGATAA
- a CDS encoding DMT family transporter, producing MKKTFLYVLISTFMFSSMEIALKSVGGAFSPIQLNLIRFFIGGLVLLPIVLKENKNITSNRWKSLGVFSLTGFLCVVVSMTLYQLAIVYDQAATVAVLFSCNPVFAILFAFIILREKISRLGMISLMISIIGLLIIVNPANLTNPLGLILALGSALTFGLYSIVSRFGSMVSGYKGLSLTCYTFLMGSLELFVLIMLTHVPLIAKFMNSVSWLKSFANTPVLQNVNFNYFWILLFICVFVTGGGFAFYFLAMDRAGVSIASLVFFIKPGLAPILAMLLINEKISLNTWIGIVVILVGSVITFTGSRLEQKNSDLK from the coding sequence TTGAAAAAGACTTTTTTGTACGTCTTAATATCTACCTTTATGTTTAGTTCAATGGAAATTGCATTAAAGAGTGTGGGTGGGGCGTTTAGTCCTATTCAATTAAATTTAATTCGATTTTTTATCGGTGGATTAGTTTTACTTCCAATTGTATTAAAAGAAAATAAAAATATTACTTCTAATCGATGGAAAAGTTTAGGTGTTTTTTCTTTAACTGGTTTTCTGTGTGTTGTAGTAAGTATGACTTTATATCAATTGGCAATTGTTTATGATCAAGCGGCTACTGTTGCAGTATTATTTAGTTGTAATCCAGTTTTTGCAATTTTATTTGCATTTATTATTTTAAGGGAAAAGATTAGTCGTTTAGGAATGATATCTTTAATGATTTCCATTATTGGTCTGTTAATCATTGTTAATCCTGCTAATCTAACAAATCCATTAGGATTAATTTTAGCACTAGGATCAGCATTGACTTTTGGATTATACAGTATTGTTTCTCGTTTTGGATCGATGGTTAGTGGTTATAAAGGATTATCTTTAACTTGTTATACTTTTTTAATGGGCTCGTTAGAATTATTTGTTTTAATTATGCTAACGCATGTTCCACTTATTGCTAAATTCATGAATTCAGTTTCGTGGTTGAAGTCATTTGCTAATACACCAGTACTACAAAACGTTAATTTTAATTATTTTTGGATTTTATTATTTATTTGTGTATTTGTAACTGGTGGTGGATTTGCCTTTTACTTTTTGGCGATGGATCGTGCTGGTGTTTCAATTGCTTCACTAGTATTTTTTATTAAACCGGGATTAGCACCAATTTTAGCTATGTTATTAATTAATGAAAAAATTAGTTTAAATACCTGGATTGGAATTGTTGTAATTTTGGTTGGTTCTGTAATAACATTTACTGGTAGTCGGTTAGAACAGAAAAATTCTGACTTAAAATAA
- a CDS encoding 2,3-bisphosphoglycerate-dependent phosphoglycerate mutase, which produces MAYLVLMRHGESQANRDNIFTGWNDVPLTNKGIEQAHKAGKFIKNLDINFTDVHTSVLMRAIDTAHIVLKEINQEYINEHKTWHLNERHYGALRGQKKINIKKKYGEKQFKLWRRSFDSIPPLLDYPDDDLRYSRIGIKEPRGESLKMAYIRILNYWIDQIAPKLLDGHNQLLVAHGSTLRALVKYLDNISDQDIDKVEIPNGEPIIYKLDDNLNVISKIIK; this is translated from the coding sequence ATGGCATATCTAGTATTAATGCGCCATGGTGAAAGTCAAGCTAACCGTGATAATATTTTTACAGGTTGGAATGATGTACCACTAACTAATAAAGGTATTGAACAAGCGCATAAAGCTGGTAAATTTATTAAAAATCTGGACATTAATTTTACCGATGTTCATACATCAGTTTTAATGCGAGCAATTGATACTGCTCATATTGTCCTAAAAGAAATTAACCAAGAATATATTAACGAGCATAAAACATGGCACTTAAATGAACGTCACTATGGTGCACTTAGAGGCCAAAAAAAGATAAACATTAAGAAAAAATATGGTGAAAAGCAATTTAAATTATGGCGTCGAAGTTTTGATTCAATTCCTCCATTACTAGATTATCCAGATGATGATTTAAGATATTCAAGAATAGGGATTAAAGAACCACGTGGAGAAAGTTTAAAAATGGCTTATATAAGAATTTTAAACTACTGGATAGATCAAATTGCACCTAAACTTTTAGATGGGCATAATCAATTACTAGTTGCGCATGGTTCTACTTTAAGGGCATTAGTTAAATATTTAGATAATATATCTGATCAAGATATTGATAAAGTAGAAATACCTAATGGTGAACCAATTATTTATAAACTTGATGATAATTTAAATGTAATTAGTAAAATTATTAAATAG
- a CDS encoding C1 family peptidase, with protein sequence MGKSISLENVQKFQNDLNNRKEAKILERAVSHEGVNKTSSNYSSVSNMEPVFSLELDTGEVANQKHSGRCWIFAALNTMRHNLAKNFNLNGDFELSQIYTTFWDKFEKSNWFLENIIKTADQPLTSRRVSWLLETPQQDGGQWDMLCAVIQKYGVVPQSAMPETYNSNDTTDLNSVLNLKLRKDAVELRKLVKDGSDVESAKEDMLNDIYRILAYTLGEPTTNFNFEYRDHDKNYHIDKDLTPNKFFDKYVNLNLEDYVSIINSPTDDKPYNKTYTVDMLGNVVGGRQVKHLNLDMENFEKLAIKQLENGESVWFGSDVVQSSDRKMGIMDDGLYSKDELLDTDLSLSKAEQLDYKESAMDHAMVLTGVDIVDGQPTKWKVENSWGNKVGTKGYFVMSESWFRRFAYQVVINKKYLSDELKDAQSQDPVVLDPWDPMGTLAFNEK encoded by the coding sequence ATGGGAAAAAGTATTAGTTTAGAAAATGTTCAAAAATTTCAAAATGATTTAAATAATCGTAAAGAAGCAAAAATATTGGAACGTGCAGTTAGTCATGAAGGTGTCAATAAAACTTCATCAAACTATAGCTCTGTAAGTAACATGGAACCTGTCTTTTCATTAGAATTAGATACTGGTGAAGTTGCTAATCAAAAGCATAGTGGTCGTTGCTGGATCTTTGCCGCATTAAATACTATGAGACATAATTTAGCTAAAAACTTTAATCTAAATGGTGATTTTGAATTATCACAAATTTACACTACTTTTTGGGATAAATTTGAAAAATCAAATTGGTTCTTGGAAAACATTATTAAAACTGCTGACCAACCATTAACTTCAAGAAGAGTTTCATGGTTACTAGAAACTCCTCAACAAGATGGTGGTCAATGGGATATGTTATGTGCCGTTATCCAAAAATATGGAGTAGTGCCTCAATCAGCTATGCCTGAAACATATAACAGTAATGATACTACCGACTTAAACTCAGTATTAAATCTAAAATTAAGAAAAGATGCTGTTGAATTACGTAAATTAGTTAAAGATGGCTCTGATGTTGAAAGTGCTAAAGAAGACATGTTAAATGATATTTACCGTATTTTGGCATACACATTGGGTGAACCTACTACTAATTTTAATTTTGAATATCGTGACCATGATAAAAACTATCACATCGACAAAGACTTAACTCCAAACAAGTTCTTTGACAAATATGTAAACTTAAACTTAGAAGACTATGTTTCAATTATTAATTCACCAACAGATGATAAACCTTACAATAAAACATACACTGTTGATATGTTAGGTAACGTTGTTGGTGGTCGTCAAGTTAAGCATTTAAACTTGGATATGGAAAACTTTGAAAAATTAGCAATTAAGCAATTAGAAAATGGTGAAAGTGTTTGGTTTGGTAGTGATGTTGTTCAAAGTTCTGATCGTAAGATGGGGATTATGGATGACGGACTATACTCAAAGGATGAATTACTAGATACTGACTTATCACTTTCAAAAGCTGAACAATTAGATTACAAAGAAAGTGCTATGGATCATGCCATGGTACTAACTGGTGTTGATATTGTTGATGGACAACCTACTAAATGGAAGGTTGAAAACTCTTGGGGTAACAAAGTTGGTACTAAAGGTTACTTTGTAATGAGTGAATCATGGTTTAGAAGATTTGCTTATCAAGTCGTTATTAACAAAAAATACTTATCAGATGAATTAAAAGATGCTCAATCTCAAGACCCAGTTGTATTAGATCCATGGGATCCAATGGGAACTTTAGCATTCAACGAAAAATAA
- the cysS gene encoding cysteine--tRNA ligase, translating into MLRIYNTLTQQKERFEPIKPRVVNMYVCGPTVYNYIHIGNARSVVTFDTIRRYFEYCGYHVNYISNFTDVDDKLIKAANSQNMSVMDLANKYIKAYKEDTAALNVEPATNNPRATDNINGIIDFINQLIDKGYAYEADGDVYYRARKFDGYGKLAHQSIDDLESGASQHVSSEELAKKEDPVDFALWKNAKDNEISWESPWGKGRPGWHIECSVMATKYLGDTIDIHGGGEDLEFPHHENERAQSEAKTGKKFVNYWMHNGFVTVGDENEKMSKSLGNFVTVHDIIKKVDPQVIRFLMSTTQYRRPIQYNQANLDAAANNLKKLKNAYNNLNYRLKDADSFNDPKVDQEIRQIQADFQDAMDDDFNAQNGIDCVYELAKLGNVYAERPSVFEQTVKLILKKLSKMASIFGVNFEVHDDMNDETIKQLIEERNQARVDKNFSRSDEIRASLKSKGIVLEDTVQGTRFRRE; encoded by the coding sequence TTGTTAAGGATCTATAATACACTAACGCAACAAAAAGAAAGATTTGAACCAATTAAACCAAGAGTGGTTAACATGTACGTGTGTGGTCCGACAGTTTATAACTATATTCATATTGGTAATGCTAGAAGTGTTGTTACATTTGATACAATTCGCAGATATTTTGAATATTGTGGATATCATGTGAACTATATTTCTAATTTTACTGATGTCGATGATAAGTTAATTAAGGCAGCTAATAGTCAAAATATGTCAGTAATGGATTTAGCCAATAAATACATTAAAGCTTATAAAGAAGATACTGCTGCTTTAAATGTAGAGCCTGCTACTAATAATCCTAGAGCTACTGACAACATTAATGGTATTATTGATTTTATTAATCAACTTATCGATAAAGGATATGCTTATGAAGCTGATGGTGATGTTTACTATCGAGCTCGTAAATTTGATGGTTATGGAAAATTAGCTCATCAAAGTATTGATGACCTAGAATCAGGTGCCAGCCAACATGTTAGTTCTGAAGAACTAGCAAAAAAAGAAGATCCAGTTGATTTTGCTTTATGGAAAAACGCAAAAGATAACGAAATTTCTTGGGAATCACCTTGGGGTAAGGGAAGACCTGGTTGGCATATTGAATGTTCAGTTATGGCTACTAAATACCTTGGTGATACAATTGATATTCATGGTGGCGGTGAAGATTTAGAATTTCCTCATCATGAAAATGAACGAGCACAAAGTGAAGCTAAAACGGGGAAAAAGTTTGTTAACTATTGGATGCACAATGGTTTTGTAACTGTTGGTGATGAAAATGAAAAGATGAGTAAATCACTTGGAAATTTTGTTACTGTACATGATATTATCAAAAAAGTGGATCCACAGGTAATTCGTTTCCTAATGTCCACGACACAGTACAGAAGACCAATTCAATACAATCAAGCCAATTTAGATGCTGCAGCTAACAACCTTAAAAAACTTAAGAATGCTTATAATAATCTTAATTATCGTTTGAAAGATGCAGATTCATTTAACGATCCTAAGGTTGATCAAGAAATTAGACAAATTCAAGCTGATTTTCAGGATGCCATGGATGATGATTTTAATGCTCAAAATGGGATAGATTGTGTTTATGAATTAGCTAAATTAGGTAATGTCTATGCTGAAAGACCATCAGTTTTTGAACAAACAGTTAAACTTATTTTAAAGAAACTTTCTAAAATGGCATCCATTTTTGGCGTTAATTTTGAAGTTCATGATGATATGAATGATGAAACTATAAAACAATTAATTGAAGAAAGAAATCAAGCAAGAGTTGATAAAAACTTTTCTAGAAGTGATGAGATTAGAGCTTCTTTAAAATCTAAAGGAATTGTATTAGAAGATACAGTTCAAGGAACTAGATTTAGAAGGGAATAA
- the radA gene encoding DNA repair protein RadA, translating into MAKVKIQFVCKECGYISPKYLGHCPNCGHWNTFEEQTAQKENVSLKSNRRMDFNGKQAKPELISKVAYEKDHRFKTDSDEFNRVLGGGVVPGSLILIGGDPGIGKSTLLLQISGQLGKKEQTILYVSGEESASQIKIRAERLGVDGSNLYLYPETDMGAIRNAIDELKPDAVVVDSVQTISEPEVDSSIGSVSQVRAITANLMSIAKTNGITIFVVGHVTKGGAIAGPKTLEHMVDTVLYFEGDMHHSYRILRAVKNRFGSTDELGIFDMQESGLQEVANPSEVFLEERLKDATGSAIVVSIEGTRPILVEIQALITPSVFGNAQRTSTGIDRNRVAVLMAVLEKRSGLMLQNQDAFLKAAGGVKLNEPAIDLAVAIGIASSYRNIGTNPSECYIGEIGLTGEIRRVTRIEQRVTEAKKLGFKRVLVPKHNLKGWTVPNGIEVIGVSTLTEAIKIALR; encoded by the coding sequence TTGGCTAAAGTAAAAATTCAGTTTGTTTGTAAAGAATGTGGTTATATATCGCCTAAATATTTAGGCCATTGTCCTAATTGTGGTCATTGGAACACTTTTGAAGAACAAACTGCTCAAAAAGAAAATGTTAGTTTAAAATCTAATCGTCGAATGGATTTTAATGGTAAGCAAGCAAAACCAGAATTAATTAGTAAAGTTGCTTACGAAAAAGATCATCGTTTTAAAACCGATTCAGACGAATTTAATCGTGTTTTAGGTGGTGGAGTGGTTCCAGGATCATTAATATTAATTGGTGGTGATCCTGGAATTGGAAAATCTACTTTACTTTTACAAATTTCTGGGCAACTAGGTAAAAAAGAACAGACAATTTTATATGTATCTGGAGAAGAAAGTGCCAGTCAAATTAAGATTAGAGCAGAAAGATTAGGCGTTGATGGTTCCAACTTATATCTTTACCCAGAAACTGATATGGGTGCAATTAGAAATGCGATTGATGAATTAAAGCCAGATGCGGTAGTTGTTGATTCAGTGCAAACCATCTCTGAACCAGAAGTTGATTCTAGTATAGGTTCAGTTTCACAAGTTCGTGCAATTACAGCTAATTTAATGTCAATTGCTAAAACTAATGGAATTACGATTTTTGTTGTTGGACATGTAACCAAGGGTGGTGCAATTGCTGGACCTAAGACTCTTGAACACATGGTTGACACTGTTTTATATTTTGAAGGTGATATGCACCATTCATATCGAATTCTTAGAGCAGTGAAAAATCGTTTTGGATCTACCGATGAATTGGGAATTTTTGATATGCAAGAATCTGGATTGCAGGAAGTTGCTAATCCATCAGAAGTGTTTTTAGAAGAACGCTTAAAGGATGCTACCGGATCAGCAATTGTAGTTTCTATCGAAGGAACTAGGCCTATTTTAGTAGAAATTCAAGCGCTTATTACACCATCAGTATTTGGAAATGCACAAAGAACTTCAACTGGAATTGATCGTAATCGAGTCGCAGTTTTAATGGCTGTGTTAGAGAAAAGATCTGGTCTGATGTTGCAAAATCAGGATGCATTTTTAAAGGCTGCTGGTGGAGTTAAATTAAATGAACCAGCAATTGATTTAGCCGTTGCAATCGGGATTGCTTCTAGTTACCGTAACATTGGCACTAATCCAAGTGAGTGTTATATCGGTGAAATTGGTTTAACTGGTGAAATCAGAAGAGTTACTCGAATTGAGCAACGAGTAACTGAGGCTAAAAAATTAGGGTTTAAACGTGTCTTGGTACCTAAACATAATTTAAAAGGTTGGACGGTTCCAAATGGAATTGAAGTTATTGGTGTTTCAACACTAACTGAAGCTATAAAAATAGCACTTAGATAA
- a CDS encoding dCTP deaminase/dUTPase family protein, which yields MKRGFQIVSKYKNENINLPYRATKQAAGYDIESACDFKLPSIWKLGFLKVLWAIKHEKSVSDKNVQKAKDILKPYLVPTGIKVHMQPNEVLIIANRSSGPLKRGMILPNGIGVIDSDYYNNNNNEGEIFVQLMNFGITDREIKKGERIGQGIFMPFLTVDNEENNGKTRTGGFGSSGK from the coding sequence ATGAAACGTGGATTCCAAATTGTATCAAAATATAAAAATGAAAATATTAATCTGCCATATCGTGCAACTAAACAGGCTGCTGGATATGATATTGAAAGTGCATGTGATTTTAAATTGCCTTCAATTTGGAAATTAGGCTTTTTGAAAGTTTTATGGGCAATTAAACATGAAAAATCAGTTTCTGATAAGAATGTTCAAAAAGCTAAGGATATATTAAAACCGTATTTAGTTCCTACAGGGATTAAGGTTCATATGCAACCTAATGAAGTGCTAATTATTGCCAATCGTTCAAGTGGACCTTTGAAAAGAGGAATGATTTTACCAAATGGAATTGGTGTAATTGATTCAGACTACTATAACAATAATAATAATGAGGGCGAAATATTTGTTCAATTAATGAATTTTGGTATAACTGACCGTGAAATTAAAAAAGGTGAAAGAATTGGACAAGGTATTTTTATGCCATTTTTAACAGTTGATAATGAAGAAAATAATGGTAAGACTAGAACTGGTGGATTTGGTTCTTCTGGTAAATAA